The following coding sequences are from one Cygnus olor isolate bCygOlo1 chromosome 2, bCygOlo1.pri.v2, whole genome shotgun sequence window:
- the FANCD2OS gene encoding FANCD2 opposite strand protein produces the protein MGAGRRRAPPAGPSQRPRPGGRRMAGGYQLWAPRSPLDEALRWLRGAPPPAPQAAAISAHPFRGACLPPLAAAAAGGLRGRAAALRRPQAVRLRGLDAVFGRPVTAQPPRWSGSLRVSERSAFCRVVAPRQPGPGGLREAEARLAAAMCRRMLRAILLLYAAYKKCAFALQHSR, from the coding sequence ATGGGGGCAGGCCGCCGCCGGGCGCCCCCAGCCGGCCCCAGCCAACGGCCGCGGCCCGGCGGGCGGCGCATGGCGGGCGGTTACCAGCTGTGGGCGCCCCGCTCGCCCCTGGACGAGGCGCTGCGCTGGCTGCGgggcgccccgccgcccgctccccAGGCCGCCGCCATTTCGGCGCACCCCTTCCGCGGGGCCTGCCTGCCGccgctggcggcggcggcggcgggcgggctgcggggccgcgcGGCGGCGCTGCGGCGGCCGCAGGCCGTGAGGTTGCGGGGCCTCGACGCCGTCTTCGGGCGGCCGGTGACGGCGCAGCCGCCGCGCTGGAGCGGCTCGCTGCGGGTATCGGAGCGCTCGGCCTTCTGCCGGGTGGTGGCCCCGCGGCAGCCGGGACCAGGCGGGCTGCGGGAGGCCGAGGCCCGGCTGGCCGCCGCCATGTGCCGCAGGATGCTGCGCGCCATCCTGCTGCTGTACGCCGCCTACAAGAAGTGTGCCTTCGCCCTGCAGCACTCGCGATGA